In a genomic window of Lycium ferocissimum isolate CSIRO_LF1 chromosome 9, AGI_CSIRO_Lferr_CH_V1, whole genome shotgun sequence:
- the LOC132030946 gene encoding inositol oxygenase 2-like gives MTILIEQPEYGLQVEEKKVPFNPNELILDGGFVEPKTLMPSDDGFEVPDINAFGQSFRDYNAESERQKTVEEFYRVQHINQTYDYVKRMREEYGKLNKIEMSIWDCCELLNDVVDDSDPDLDEPQIEHLLQTAEAIRKDYPNEDWLHLTALIHDLGKVLLLPSFGGLPQWAVVGDTFPLGCAFDESIVHHKYFKENPDIKNPIYNTKNGVYQEGCGLDKVVMSWGHDDYMYLVSKENGTTLPSAALFVIRYHSFYALHRSGAYTHLMNEEDRENMKWLKIFNKYDLYSKSKVRIDVEKVKPYYHSLIEKYFPTKLRWRKA, from the exons ATGACTATTCTCATTGAGCAGCCTGAGTACG GTTTACAAGTGGAGGAGAAAAAAGTCCCATTCAACCCCAATGAACTTATTTTGGACGGTGGATTTGTGGAACCAAAGACATTAATGCCTTCTGATGATGGATTTGAAGTGCCAGACATAAACGCATTTGGTCAATCATTTAG GGATTATAATGCAGAAAGTGAGAGACAAAAGACAGTGGAGGAATTTTACAGGGTTCAACACATTAACCAAACCTATGACTAT GTGAAAAGAATGAGAGAAGAATATGGCAAATTGAACAAAATTGAAATGAGTATTTGGGATTGTTGTGAACTTCTAAATGACGTGGTTGATGATAGTGATCCTGATTTGGATGAACCACAAATTGAGCACTTACTACAAACTGCTGAAGCTATTAGGAAAGATTATCCAAATGAAGATTGGCTTCATTTGACTGCCCTCATTCATG ATCTAGGGAAAGTGCTTCTTCTTCCAAGTTTTGGAGGGCTTCCTCAATGGGCTGTTGTTGGAGATACATTTCCTCTTGGTTGTGCTTTTGATGAATCAATTGTTCACCACAAG TATTTTAAGGAAAATCCAGACATCAAAAATCCTATTTACAACACAAAGAATGGAGTATATCAAGAAGGTTGTGGACTTGACAAGGTTGTTATGTCATGGggacatgatgattatatgtaTTTGGTCTCCAAGGAAAATGGAACTACTCTTCCTTCAGCTGCTTTGTTTGTCATCCGTTACCATTCTTTCTATG CATTACATAGGTCAGGAGCTTACACACATTTGATGAATGAGGAGGACAGAGAGAACATGAAGTGGCTCAAGATTTTTAa CAAATATGATTTATATAGCAAGAGCAAAGTTCGAATTGATGTGGAAAAAGTCAAGCCATACTATCACTCTCTCATTGAAAAG TATTTCCCAACAAAGCTCAGATG GAGAAAGGCATAA